Proteins from a genomic interval of Plasmodium reichenowi strain SY57 chromosome 11, whole genome shotgun sequence:
- a CDS encoding hypothetical protein (conserved Plasmodium protein, unknown function~part of same gene as PRSY57_1118400B~gap found within coding sequence) gives MAKKKKQIHLNIIDFQKYYQTDDLLLDTSISTEKKTVDNQKFIRKNRTLEKDEVVQNIDWRTFDNEKEKETNNENTSNVNKIKSPGQEKKNFKKSNDVITLGARNKNKLTNLNADDIDFTNLRNKKKEDDLDFSNLRNKKKEEEDVDFSNLRNKKKEDDVNFSDVRNKKKEEEDVDFSNLRNKKKEDDLDFSNLRNKKKEEEDVDFSNLRNKKKEDDLDFSNVRNKNKEDDLDFSNVRNKKKEDDVNFSDVRNKKKEDDLDFSNVRNKKKEDDLDFSNVRNKNKEDDMDFSNVRNKKKEDDLDFSNVRNKKKEDDLDFSNVRNKKKEDDLDFSNVRNKKKEDDLDFSNVRNKKKEDDLDFSNVRNKKKEDDLDFSNVRNKKKEDDLDFSNVRNKKKEDDVDFSNVRNKKKEDDVDFSNLRNKKKEDDLDFSNLRNKKKEESKENDTNKSEKPLYLRRLEEYRKKKKLENQANDTAMKIHEKEQIDDIQERKEEINEEIKEEIKEEIKEEIKEEFKEEVKEEIKEEFKEDLKEEIKEEFKEDIKEEIKEEIKEEFKEDLKEEVKEEIKEEIKEEIKEVKEEIKEVKEEIKEVKEEVKEEIKEEIKEVKEEIKEEVKEEIKEVKEEIKEQIKEIKEELKNDISSETIKEEKNTEHKKEETEKKKFIPKRVIMYQQELKEKEERNLKLLEQQRKEREMRLQLIRSKTQGTSSTFIPSAKLKHLESLKEEKKKEVKTNIPPKDNNNNNNNIAVLKNNKNEEQNVIKKKSIFLEIAEKTENAKIVEKTDIEEIAKKKREELYKKQLEKITKKNEENLKYNNIYKHDVNIIKNFYNEIKDKIIQNYYFNQDDCISLCSILKTDDCNYMESHVPFYVVISIFMLSLPQKLQNDDYFKRASNIKNLLIYLKENSKIENHEDYILNDTLKFCDQLKYPHLSEETSLIETIFDTLLYSGVISKSSFIQWFQDDDSNAELKSKAMLQ, from the exons ATggcaaaaaaaaaaaaacaaattcatttgaatataatagattttcaaaaatattatcaaaCTGACgatttattattagatACCTCCATATCcacagaaaaaaaaacagtAGATAATCAAAAatttataagaaaaaacaGAACTTTAGAAAAGGATGAAGTGGTTCAAAATATAGACTGGAGAACTTTtgataatgaaaaagaaaaagaaacaaataATGAGAATACTTcaaatgtaaataaaataaaaagtccgggacaagaaaaaaaaaattttaaaaaaagtaatGATGTTATAACTTTAGGAGCAcgtaataaaaataaattaacCAATTTAAATGCTGATGATATAGATTTTACAAACTTGagaaacaaaaagaaagaagATGATTTAGACTTTTCAAATTTAAGgaataaaaagaaagaagAGGAAGATGTTGATTTCTCAaatttaagaaataaaaagaaagaagATGATGTGAACTTTTCAGATgtaagaaataaaaagaaagaagAGGAAGATGTTGATTTCTCAaatttaagaaataaaaaaaaggaagatGATTTAGATTTCTCAaatttaagaaataaaaagaaagaagAGGAAGATGTTGATTTCTCAaatttaagaaataaaaaaaaggaagatGATTTAGATTTCTCAAATgtaagaaataaaaataaagaagatGATTTAGATTTTTCAAATgtaagaaataaaaagaaagaagATGATGTGAACTTTTCAGATgtaagaaataaaaagaaagaagATGATTTAGATTTTTCGAATgtaagaaataaaaagaagGAAGATGATTTAGATTTTTCAAATgtaagaaataaaaataaagagGACGATATGGACTTTTCTAATgtaagaaataaaaagaaagaagATGATTTAGATTTTTCAAATgtaagaaataaaaagaaagaagATGATTTAGATTTTTCAAATgtaagaaataaaaagaaagaagATGATTTAGATTTTTCAAATgtaagaaataaaaagaaagaagATGATTTAGACTTTTCAAATgtaagaaataaaaagaagGAAGATGATTTAGACTTTTCAAATgtaagaaataaaaagaaagaagATGATTTAGATTTTTCAAATgtaagaaataaaaagaaagaagATGATTTAGACTTTTCAAATgtaagaaataaaaagaagGAAGATGATGTGGACTTTTCAAATgtaagaaataaaaagaagGAAGATGATGTGGACTTTTCTaatttaagaaataaaaagaaagaagACGATTTAGACTTTTCAAATTTgagaaataaaaagaaagaagAATCCAAGGAAAATGATACAAATAAAAGTGAGAAACCACTTTATCTAAGAAGATTAGAAgaatatagaaaaaaaaagaaactTGAGAATCAAGCAAATGATACAGCAATGAAAATCCATGAAAAGGAACAAATAGATGATATTCAAGAAagaaaagaagaaataaatgaagagataaaagaagaaataaaagaagaaataaaagaagaaataaaagaagaatttaaagaagaggtaaaagaagaaataaaagaagaatttaaagaagacttaaaagaagaaataaaagaagaatttaaagaagacataaaagaagaaataaaagaagaaataaaagaagaatttaaagaagacttaaaagaagaagttaaagaagaaataaaagaagaaataaaagaagaaataaaagaagttaaagaagaaataaaagaagttaaagaagaaataaaagaagTTAAAGAAGAGgtaaaagaagaaataaaagaagagATAAAAGAAgttaaagaagaaataaaagaagaagttaaagaagaaataaaagaagttaaagaagaaataaaagaacaaataaaagaaataaaagaagaattaaaaaatgatatatcaAGTGAAAcaataaaagaagaaaaaaatacagaacataaaaaggaagaaaccgaaaaaaagaaatttataCCTAAAAGAGTTATTATGTATCAGCaagaattaaaagaaaaagaagaaagaaatttaaaattattagaaCAACAAAGAAAAGAGAGAGAAATGAGATTACAACTAATTAGAAGTAAAACCCAAGGTACTTCATCTACCTTTATTCCATCTGCAAAATTAAAGCATTTGGAATCTTTAAAAgaggaaaagaaaaaagaagtaaaaacaaatataccacctaaagataataataataataataataatattgctgttttaaaaaataataaaaacgaagaacaaaatgttattaaaaaaaagagtaTATTCTTAGAAATAGCTGAAAAAACAGAAAATGCAAAAATTGTTGAAAAAACAGATATTGAAGAAAtagcaaaaaaaaagagagaAGAGCTTTACAAAAAACaattagaaaaaattaccaaaaaaaatgaagaaaatttaaaatataataatatatataaacatgatgtaaatataataaagaatttttataatgaaataaaagataaaataattcaaaattattattttaatcaAGACGATTGTATTTCCCTATGTTCAATCTTAAAAACGGATGAct GTAACTATATGGAGAGTCACGTACCTTTTTATGTGGTTATATCCATTTTTATGTTAAGTCTTCCTCAAAAACTTCAAAATGATGATTATTTCAAGAGAGCTAGCAATATTAAAAACCTTctcatttatttaaaagag aATAGCAAAATTGAAAATCACGaagattatatattaaatgatacCCTAAAATTTTGTGACC AGTTAAAATATCCACACTTATCAGAAGAAACATCATTAATTGAGACCATATTCGACACACTATTATATTCTGGAGTTATATCAAAAAGTTCCTTTATACAg TGGTTCCAAGATGATGATTCAAACGCAGAATTAAAAAGTAAAGCTATGTTACAG
- a CDS encoding alternative splicing factor ASF-1, putative, whose product MKKLINCGNRLYVGNIPGSATRQELIKIFEEYGKISDIDIKYNRNSNGTNYAFIEYENPKSAEKTIQKRNGKKFKGYMLKVEYSIEKKNRDLNDIYRSEYRVVVKHFPRFFKNIKEFLSRAGKVLYIHKDNGLIIAEYEDKESMIKAISTLDRTIYNSKRKVYVRVFKDIPYDYSDVNLIDYNMVFSSTKNENISPNELN is encoded by the coding sequence ATGAAAAAGTTAATTAATTGTGGCAATAGATTATATGTTGGCAATATTCCAGGCTCAGCAACAAGACaagaattaataaaaatatttgaagAATATGGAAAGATTTCAGATATcgatataaaatataatcgTAATAGTAATGGAACGAATTATGCATTTATTGAATATGAGAACCCTAAGAGTGCTGAGAAAACTATACAAAAAAGGaatggaaaaaaatttaaaggATATATGTTAAAAGTAGAATATAgtatagaaaaaaaaaatagagatttgaatgatatatataggTCTGAATACAGAGTTGTTGTAAAACATTTCCCAagattttttaaaaatataaaagaatttttaTCAAGAGCAGGAAAAGTActttatattcataaagATAATGGTCTTATTATTGCTGAATATGAAGATAAAGAAAGTATGATTAAAGCTATTAGTACATTAGATAGAACCATCTATAATTCAAAAAGAAAAGTTTATGTTCGAGTATTTAAAGACATACCTTATGATTATTCGGATGTAAATCTTATTGATTATAATATGGTCTTCTCATCTacaaaaaatgaaaatatatctCCAAACGAActaaattaa
- a CDS encoding hypothetical protein (conserved Plasmodium protein, unknown function) has translation MKNNLFTYENIFKNKNINIIDKIKEKRKSTQDINNVSIKEKENDNCDVNNKDTQGEKSNQKENEENIHMDKNNINNKEVCKNDKNIDMCQSLLGKDNLEYTNNNVNGFNNISEDTFLNFKLRKKKNDISALFDDNTYDMEISYNERDERNEKDENNENNENNENNERNENNERNENNERNENNENDEKDKRDDKIFDKNSFFLSPSVVMEPQEEFSSYINSINNNEMNNNNNNNSSNYRNNIFYDNVETFNVINQTQNEGNENLHINKKGKVENYFNDCKKEFLVDKNFNDEYYEEDINKYMSNNKVEKLIIDKEKENNEYNKTNGDSFHHGNNINITEHLNNDSLIIYSQKTYFHDYNLKDTNNQHINNENIILKDKSEEENQSNNNQEDYNKIRESVRLNNNIMDNNSFLWNDKNDRMSCEYNEDRNVCNENLKDIFNNEQEKEYMQMNIQNNNNNNNKYIYNNNKYIYNNNKYIYNNNKYIYDNIKMYHKGDNVHINAATIKDNNNNVDVISKKDVINIPSVHKNVHVSFCFGNNGTFFFSKNSKIKYQSLINVIEIHINKKKRKMHIFNEKNNEENNIYMNNNCNYNNYCNRNVDNNDVKHCHNNNMEKFIYCLKNFPGPFSRKSNKVDHKIEEFLKGYININKSRSVNDNIFEDIQKNCLYNFLLNILKKPYLTNFNLKEISIEKKNDINKNINHKGNNIISYFLDNYQEKKDIKDDIYLSDDFDEDGDIDIDSLSNNEMDEFDINEYVKNDSNKIKKYDETYNNNHINIYNHTNNNSNNIIMNNNVDKKKNVFNKNQKKCYTDVYENNKNIHDICINNNTYFFFDFINKEFIMELYKLEKKNERITHDDIYLLYFHMCIYNSKKATNVCIKKELYKYFFLVLRKYNKKKYYKMLDKYISYIKRSINNELEMKNDMKNIYKIYNYNIYDEICTEAFVFFLCILNKKNMIFKKNILVNYWYAFYTLIFHNFIFQYKENEIQFADYKEDIINFFIYLIHLLYEKKKNAEAQFLLLLISNNPFVFSFSPCTKNDENYVEDVNKIYSTNIGSNQIYSDHIYDNNIHSNNNIRGNNIHCNNNPSHCNNYIHSNDLYNRSNIEKSNAVGYCGLLNSHFDIMCFQVCDIYEYMCRYEKDDFFFEQLIFYKIIYAYILLEFGILSQAQRYVEILYYYIDVIKNERKKNSYLLYLYDTLLEKTKFIFTTTTNKDILSLQRKSCVSNDEVIYTYKFISNSGITTTIPKDNMYEHMMNKNHSNNIKGYVNYNNMNDTNVNYINEYTTTNTDINAFNNSPIHNRNKTIHVQTQENINENFNIKTNRTVTDHLGGKNVYSNIKEEKLNSTMFDMLKSNNNNSLYNENENIQSCDMLNGDNRTNINRDSSIIHIQNGLSVHQAINNNNNNNIYHNNNMYHSNNNNNNIYHNNMYHNNNKYYAYEHASSNVNPSSYFAAEQNEAPYNLTINNKNNNIGTNYNFPSVNNNTHGHMYNDINNHVSTHEKSTEGTYRYNVPNVPNNDNNNNHNNNNNHNNITSVYSQNFTNVVEQNNNAKDTLQVQNEKGIMCDPLNVHINTHNSLYDNKNVEGNFTNNIKKDNNMNVKNNNMHIDNINVQNSSDKNLSSSHDQQQCANENNMDLINMGKSFISGFFSNIKEKIKKTEYMQEEEEEENIFYYDYEKKRWREKGVTSDEEKEREKQKLEKQMAMKNISPPPTGINYSSKRNKNPLNMTDVRSRYVDYFN, from the coding sequence atgaaaaataacTTATTTACTTATgagaatatttttaagaataaaaatataaatattattgataaaataaaagaaaaaaggaaaagtACACAAGACATTAATAATGTATCcataaaagaaaaggagAATGATAATTGtgatgtaaataataaggatACACAAGGAGAGAAAAGTAACCAAAAAGagaatgaagaaaatatacacatggataaaaataatattaataataaggaggtttgtaaaaatgataaaaatatagatatgTGTCAGTCTTTATTAGGTAAGGATAATTTGGAATATACGaataataatgtgaatggatttaataatatatcagAAGATACTTTtcttaattttaaattaagaaaaaaaaaaaatgacaTATCAGCTCTTTTTGATGATAATACGTATGATATGGAAATATCTTATAATGAAAGGGATGAAAGGAATGAAAAGGATGAAAACAATGAAAACAATGAAAACAATGAAAACAATGAAAGGAATGAAAACAATGAAAGGAATGAAAACAATGAAAGGAATGAAAACAATGAAAATGACGAAAAGGACAAAAGGGATGATAAAatttttgataaaaattcttttttcttatcaCCTTCTGTAGTTATGGAACCACAAGAAGAATTTTCttcttatataaatagcataaataataatgaaatgaacaataataataataataatagtagcAATTATAGgaataacattttttatgataacGTGGAAACTTTTAATGTAATAAATCAAACACAAAATGAAGGAAATGAAAATTtgcatataaataaaaagggaaaggtagaaaattattttaatgattgtaaaaaagaatttttaGTAGATAAGAATTTTAATGATGAATATTATGAGGaggatataaataaatatatgagtaataataaagtaGAAAAGTTAATTAttgataaagaaaaagaaaataatgaatataataaaacaaatgGAGACAGTTTTCATCatggtaataatataaacattactgaacatttaaataacgattcattaataatttattctCAGAAGACTTATTTTCATGATTATAATTTGAAGGATACGAATAATCagcatataaataatgaaaatattatattaaagGATAAAAGTGAAGAAGAAAATcaaagtaataataatcaagAAGATTATAATAAGATAAGAGAAAGTGTACgtttaaataataatataatggataacaattcttttttgtggaatgataaaaatgacAGAATGAGTTGTGAATATAATGAGGATAGAAATGTATGCAACGAAAACttaaaagatatttttaataatgaaCAGGAGAAAGAGTATATGCAAATGAAcattcaaaataataataataataataataagtatatttataataataataagtatatttataataataataagtatatttataataataataagtatatttacgataatataaagatgTATCATAAAGGAGAtaatgtacatataaatgCAGCTACTATcaaagataataataacaatgtTGATGTTATTTCTAAAAAGGATGTTATAAACATACCAAGTGTTCATAAAAATGTACATGTTAGTTTTTGCTTTGGTAACAATGGAACTTTTTTCTTTAGTAAAAATTCCAAGATTAAATATCAATCTTTAATTAACGTAATagaaatacatataaacaaaaaaaaaagaaagatgcatatatttaatgaaaagaataatgaggaaaataatatttatatgaataataattgtaattataataattattgtaatagaaatgttgataataatgatgttAAGCATTgtcataataataatatggagAAGTTCATTTattgtttaaaaaatttcCCAGGACCCTTTAGTAGAAAAAGTAATAAAGTAGATCATAAAATAGAAGAATTTTTAAAaggatatataaatatcaaTAAATCAAGATCAgtaaatgataatatttttgaagATATTCAAAAgaattgtttatataattttttattgaatattttgaaaaaacCATATTTAActaattttaatttaaaagagatttctattgaaaaaaaaaatgatataaataaaaatattaatcataaaggaaataatattatttcgTATTTTTTAGACAATTATCAAGagaaaaaagatataaaagatGATATATACTTATCAGATGATTTTGATGAAGATGGAGATATAGATATAGATAGTTTATCAAATAATGAAATGGATGAGTttgatataaatgaatatgttaaaaatgattctaataaaataaaaaaatatgatgaaaCATACAACAAcaatcatataaatatctataaccatacaaataataatagtaataatattataatgaataataatgttgataagaaaaaaaatgtattcAATAAAAATCAGAAGAAATGCTATACTGATgtttatgaaaataataaaaatattcatgatatatgtataaataataatacttatttttttttcgattttataaataaagaatttattatggaattatataaactagaaaaaaagaatgaaCGTATTACCCATGatgatatttatttattatatttccatatgtgtatatataatagtaaGAAAGCTACCAACGtttgtataaaaaaagaattatataaatatttttttttggttttaaggaaatataataaaaagaaatattataaaatgctagataaatatattagtTATATTAAGAGATCAattaataatgaattagaaatgaaaaatgatatgaaaaatatttacaaaatttataattataatatatatgacgAAATATGTACTGAAGCTTTTGTATTctttttatgtatattaaataagaaaaatatgatttttaaaaaaaatatattagtTAATTATTGGTATGCATTTTATacattaatttttcataattttatatttcaatataaagaaaatgaaatcCAGTTTGCGGATTATAAAGAagatataattaatttttttatatatcttatacatttattatatgaaaaaaaaaaaaatgcaGAAGCGCAATTTTTACTTTTGTTAATATCGAACAATCCTTTTgtattttccttttcaCCTTGTACAAAAAATGATGAGAATTATGTAGAGGatgttaataaaatttatagtACTAACATTGGAAGTAATCAAATTTATAGTGATCatatttatgataataatattcatagtaataataacattcgtggtaataatattcattgtaataataatccTAGTCATTGTAATAATTACATTCATAGTAATGATTTGTATAACCGTTCAAACATAGAAAAATCCAATGCTGTTGGCTATTGTGGGTTGTTGAATTCGCATTTCGATATTATGTGCTTTCAAGTTTgtgatatatatgaatatatgtgtagatatgaaaaagatgattttttttttgaacaacttattttttataaaattatatatgcataCATTTTATTAGAATTTGGTATTCTTTCTCAAGCACAACGATATgtagaaatattatattattacattgatgtaataaaaaatgagagaaaaaaaaattcttatttattatatttatatgataccttattagaaaaaacaaaatttatatttacaacaacaacaaataaagatattttatcattacaAAGAAAGTCTTGTGTGTCCAATGATGAAGTcatatatacttataagTTTATATCTAATTCTGGCATAACTACAACAATACCAAAAGATAATATGTATGAACATATGATGAATAAGAACcatagtaataatattaaaggatatgtaaattataataatatgaatgatactaatgttaattatataaatgaatatacaACGACTAATACTGACATAAATGCATTTAATAATTCGCCTATACataatagaaataaaacTATACATGTACAAACacaagaaaatataaatgagaattttaatataaaaacaaatagAACAGTGACAGATCATTTAGGGGgaaaaaatgtttattccaatataaaagaagagAAGCTTAATAGCACAATGTTTGATATGTTgaaaagtaataataataattcattatataatgaaaatgagAATATTCAATCATGTGATATGTTAAATGGTGATAATCgtacaaatataaatcgGGACAGCTCtattatacatattcaAAATGGATTAAGTGTTCACCAAGCgattaataataataataataataatatataccataataataatatgtatcatagtaataataataataataatatataccataataatatgtaccataataataataaatattatgcTTATGAACATGCTTCATCCAATGTAAACCCTTCCTCCTATTTTGCTGCAGAACAAAATGAGGCACCTTACAATTTGAcaattaataataagaataataatataggAACAAATTATAACTTTCCAAgtgtaaataataatacgCATGGACATATgtataatgatataaataaccATGTCAGTACACATGAGAAAAGTACTGAAGGTACATATCGTTACAATGTGCCTAATGTGCCgaataatgataataataataatcataataataataataatcataataatataacatcTGTGTATTCTCAAAACTTTACAAATGTTGtagaacaaaataataatgctAAGGACACGTTGCAAgtacaaaatgaaaaggGAATCATGTGTGATCCATTAAatgttcatataaatacgcataattctttatatgataataaaaatgtagaAGGAAATTTTACcaacaatataaaaaaagataacaatatgaatgtaaagaataataatatgcacattgataatataaatgtcCAAAATTCTAGTGATAAGaatttatcatcatcacATGATCAGCAACAATGTgcaaatgaaaataatatggatCTTATAAATATGGGGAAAAGTTTCATTTCGGgttttttttcaaatataaaggaaaaaattaaaaaaactGAATATATGcaagaagaagaagaagaagaaaatattttttattatgattatgaaaaaaaacGTTGGAGAGAAAAAGGTGTAACTTCTGATGAAGAAAAGGAAAGAGAAAAGCAAAAGTTAGAAAAACAAATGGctatgaaaaatatatccCCACCTCCTACTGGTATAAATTATTCAtcaaaaagaaataaaaatccTTTAAATATGACTGATGTTCGTAGTAGATATGttgattattttaattaa
- a CDS encoding phosphoglycerate mutase, putative, with protein MTTYTLVLLRHGESTWNKENKFTGWTDVPLSEKGEEEAIAAGKYLKEKNFKFDVVYTSVLKRAICTAWNVLKTADLLHVPVVKTWRLNERHYGSLQGLNKSETAKKYGEEQVKIWRRSYDIPPPKLDKEDNRWPGHNVVYKNVPKDALPFTECLKDTVERVLPFWFDHIAPAILANKKVMVAAHGNSLRGLVKHLDNLSEADVLELNIPTGVPLVYELDENLKPIKHYYLLDSEELKKKMDEVANQGKAK; from the exons ATGACTACTTATACTTTAGTTCTTTTAAGACATG gTGAAAGTACATGGAACAAGGAAAACAAGTTCACAGGATGGACCGATGTTCCTTTAAGTGAAAAAGGAGAAGAAGAAGCAAT agCTGCTGGAAAATACCTTAAGGAAAAGAATTTCAAATTTGACGTTGTTTATACATCAGTTTTGAAGAGAGCAATTTGCACAGCCTGGAATGTATTAAAAACAGCTGACCTTTTACATGTTCCAGTTGTTAAAACTTGGAGATTAAATGAAAGGCACTATGGTTCCCTTCAAGGTTTAAACAAATCAGAAACAGCCAAGAAGTATGGAGAGGAACAAGTTAAAATATGGAGAAGATCATATGATATCCCTCCACCAAAATTAGATAAGGAAGATAACAGATGGCCAGGACACAATgttgtatataaaaatgtacCAAAGGATGCATTACCATTTACTGAATGTTTAAAAGATACTGTTGAACGAGTCTTACCATTCTGGTTTGATCACATCGCACCTGCTATTTTAgcaaataaaaaagttatGGTAGCTGCTCATGGAAATAGTTTAAGAGGTTTAGTCAAACATTTAGATAACTTAAGTGAAGCTGATGTATTAGAACTTAACATTCCAACAGGTGTACCTTTAGTTTATGAATTAGATGAAAACTTAAAGCCAATAAAACACTATTATTTATTAGATAGtgaagaattaaaaaagaaaatggATGAAGTAGCCAACCAAGGAAAAGCaaaataa
- a CDS encoding hypothetical protein (conserved Plasmodium protein, unknown function~part of same gene as PRSY57_1118400A~gap found within coding sequence), with protein sequence LIYWHRWLTEEEKDQEEEIDELDDTEEKNISDVSDIEKNVPKNFIFKKIKKKLF encoded by the coding sequence TTAATATATTGGCATAGGTGGTTAACCGAAGAGGAAAAGGACCAAGAAGAAGAAATTGACGAATTAGATGACAcagaagaaaaaaatataagtgATGTTTCagatatagaaaaaaatgtcccaaaaaatttcatttttaaaaaaattaaaaagaagCTCTTCTAA
- a CDS encoding hypothetical protein (conserved Plasmodium protein, unknown function), translating into MIRKNMEKKKMSTRNINNNISNNINNNVSNNMNSNINNNLNNNLNNNLNNNLNNNINDNMNNCQNGNFYGTYNNQTKDISLPFHKNSMNEINIISKNIDVDKGNFVKSNIFNNILNENNILYNDINKGIYDNNIIFVNEKQYDRILKRRLRKVKQDIDRKRKVRVYISIQKKKSYPEFFSTNTNNFGLISSHHQSPHHTLINPHSHPYQLPMNNNINTSLYNYDWSSNDSFFKKNNENSNNLITLFENMKPIFDNKNNQNYENYISQNNFNPYPNNNITTNEEYNKYINICDINNIHHLNNMQEINNFQHLNSLDNYNNIQTLNVYNNHINNISEFTNSISPNYNIYEHYNK; encoded by the coding sequence ATGATTAGGAAGAACAtggagaaaaaaaaaatgtcaaccagaaatattaataataatataagtaataatataaataataatgtcAGTAATAACATGAATAgtaacataaataataatttaaataataatttaaataataatttaaataataatttaaataataatataaatgataatatgaataattgTCAAAATGGGAACTTTTATGGGACTTATAATAATCAGACAAAAGATATTTCTTTACCCtttcataaaaatagtATGAAcgaaataaatataatttccAAAAATATAGATGTAGATAAAGGaaattttgtaaaaagtaatatatttaataacattttaaatgagaataatatattatataatgatataaataaagggatctatgataataatataatttttgtaaatgaaaaacaatatgatcgtatattaaaaaggaGATTACGTAAAGTTAAACAAGATATAGATAGAAAGAGAAAAGTTCGTGTATATATTAGtatacaaaaaaagaaaagttACCCAGAGTTTTTTTCTActaatacaaataattttgGTCTTATATCATCACATCATCAATCTCCTCATCATACTCTTATAAACCCACATTCTCATCCTTATCAACTTCcaatgaataataatattaatacatctctttataattatgaCTGGAGTTCAAAtgattctttttttaaaaaaaacaatgaaaattcaaataatttaattaccctctttgaaaatatgaaacccatatttgataataagaataatcAAAACTATGAAAATTACATTTCACAAAATAACTTCAATCCATATcctaataataatattacaacCAATGaggaatataataaatatattaatatttgtgatataaataatatacatcATCTAAATAACATGcaagaaataaataattttcaaCATCTAAATAGCTTAGACaattacaataatatacaaacattaaatgtatataataatcacATTAACAATATAAGCGAATTTACAAATTCTATAAGTCCCAATTATAATATCTATGAACACTATAACaagtaa